The segment CCCAGATGGCCATCGCCTGGATCCTGCGCGAGCAGCCCAAGGGTTCGCCAGTGACCTCCGCGCTTGTCGGGGCGTCGAGCGTGGCCCAGCTCGAGGACACCGTGTCCGCGATCAACAACCTCGACTTCACGTCAGAGGAACTGACGGCGATCGACGAGTTCGCCGTCGAATCCGACATCAACCTGTGGGCGCAGAAGTAGATTCGGAAACTTAATACACGAACGGGGCCGGCTGGGAACAAAGCCGGCTCCGTTCGGGTTGGCTACAATGCAAAGAGCGCCGAATGGCGCTGTGCCTTTAAGACGCCGTCGTACATTCAGGTACGGACGCGCTAGGCACCTGAGGTTAGTTCTCAAAGGAGTTCCGTGTCTTCACATCCGATTCGTGTCGCCATTGTCGGCGTAGGTAACTGCGCCGCTTCGCTGGTCCAAGGTGTCCACTACTATCGCGATGCCGACCCCCAGGCCACAATTCCGGGTCTGATGCATGTTGAGTTCGGCAAATACCACGTCAACGACGTCCAGTTCGTCGCTGCCTTCGACGTCGACAGCAAGAAGGTCGGCCTCGACCTCGCTGACGCCATCGGCGCCAGCGAGAACAACACCATCAAGATCGCCGATGTCCCCTCCACTGGCGTGACCGTGCAGCGCGGCCACACCCTGGACGGCCTGGGCAAGTACTACCGCGAGACCATCGTCGAGGCCCCGGAAGAGGCAGTGGACATCGTCGCCGCACTGCGCGAATCCAAGGCCGACGTCATGGTCTGCTACCTGCCTGTCGGTTCCGAGGACGCCGCGCACTTCTACGCGCAGTGCGCCATCGACGCCGGTGTTGCCTTCGTCAACGCCCTGCCGGTCTTCATTGCGGGTACCAAGGAATGGGCCGACAAGTTCACCGCAGCTGGCGTGC is part of the Arthrobacter ramosus genome and harbors:
- a CDS encoding inositol-3-phosphate synthase; protein product: MSSHPIRVAIVGVGNCAASLVQGVHYYRDADPQATIPGLMHVEFGKYHVNDVQFVAAFDVDSKKVGLDLADAIGASENNTIKIADVPSTGVTVQRGHTLDGLGKYYRETIVEAPEEAVDIVAALRESKADVMVCYLPVGSEDAAHFYAQCAIDAGVAFVNALPVFIAGTKEWADKFTAAGVPIVGDDIKSQIGATITHRVMAKLFEDRGVTLDRTYQLNVGGNMDFKNMLERDRLESKKISKTQAVTSNVEAVLHADDVHIGPSDYVAWLDDRKWAFVRLEGRNFGDAPVSLEYKLEVWDSPNSAGVIIDAIRAAKIGLDRGIGGPLLSASSYFMKSPPEQFNDDLARDKVEAFIRGDVER